One window from the genome of Malacoplasma penetrans HF-2 encodes:
- a CDS encoding AAA domain-containing protein translates to MNSLKNKISNLINVSLREKAILCKVDSTHLPILNFASKKDINSFFENTLDSLALNLNINAKKISYELLESNDYQNFINVVNKYNINLSNTKLTLLEKNFKEHKLATIELCLSYLKNIKNKFLSLNRKAKEIKKDKGSWNLYLTKYFLKGLTPNDKSTINAPLLIYPVEITEKNEVIYINKINDAFELNEKLIVFLQRDSKKQEKNISDYKDINTLESLKKELETIVNNEIKIVKNNENDFPNEKKDTISQKYKELVIEPTVCLGIFDPSGGKLKEELSNLLASGEANELFTENPKISLDQIAIEEVSNKPIIQIDKLDIYQRYAVRSSLINDTIIYGPPGTGKSEVISNIIANILNEDKSILMVSEKVAALDVLKDRLKDLSIFMLSIHDLNDKEKFYDSINKINQFLGNSWLTNYHQNLSNSIFVEDINSKLSQLEKFKQLISKFDEFENYSYQNFDFKKFTLLVKEVGGFEYLNEIKKDHVIESVESSILKNNLPTNNYFAKLNLYKDFVIKNQIVEQDKYDYFVFEAKELDEYIVKHNIDIYDKYTINTCRQSLNNLTLFLNSNPNYKFILKSKPSKFFEDVIEFKKIKNALAGLVNNDLFTNIDQNKNKLKSFLNILSSSKYSHKKYILDEFVKNLNIVNKKPFSKLFYKTKLSENDNLILDNLMKLNNLHLDEYTDFEYIINNYFLFNTLHVLYYFNNNIFNESYIKFIKNGYDQLDLNTLKMIEYYKINIGRWESINQALVIYTDFVSKFPEFLSENLLTHFINKNMEIDWSGVTNLIMNIERNNILKKLYTLSSRDKEMVKRAFNVAGLKRRPSIYQYILDYVNVLKLVFPIWVSRPEQVATFVPFKKNFFNYGIFDEASQMFLERAYPLLHRCETNIVAGDDKQLRPSNFFVSRMDDEEDEYEIDDLDTQESLLDRAKLTAWVVVMLKNHYRSKSQELIKFSSEFIYDGKLNYATANGFNYFPAVELIEANGLFEDRVNKKEAEIVLQTLEKYKDDYKKVLVITFNVNQKTYIQSLLSDNKNISKEISSKFLNDEIEVVNIENVQGNEADLVILSIGYGRKNDIDKIRSQFGAIIQDGGKNRLNVAITRAKFKMIVVKSLKASDIADSNNENLMVFKKFLFFLEQLNKNKLVDKATEYSKLLFNSDFEKEVYEYIKNDIYKMNLKIATQYDVGNKKIHLVITKPDYNKVILGIELNHWKNIPTKIKKYEDVESQYFLEARGYKIFRILDHEWNYNKELVIKSLFNEIHQNLIKLGN, encoded by the coding sequence ATGAATAGTTTAAAAAATAAAATTTCTAATTTAATTAATGTTAGTTTAAGAGAAAAAGCAATTTTATGTAAGGTTGATTCAACACATTTACCCATTTTAAATTTTGCTAGTAAAAAGGATATTAATAGTTTCTTTGAGAACACTCTAGATTCTCTTGCTCTAAATTTAAATATTAATGCAAAGAAAATAAGTTATGAATTACTAGAGTCTAATGATTATCAAAATTTTATAAATGTTGTTAACAAATACAATATTAATTTATCAAATACTAAATTGACTTTATTGGAAAAAAATTTCAAAGAACATAAACTTGCAACTATAGAACTATGTCTAAGTTACTTAAAAAATATTAAAAACAAATTTTTGAGTTTGAATAGAAAAGCTAAAGAAATTAAAAAAGACAAAGGTAGCTGAAACTTATATCTAACTAAATATTTTTTAAAAGGTTTAACACCAAATGATAAATCCACAATCAATGCACCATTACTAATCTATCCTGTGGAGATTACAGAGAAGAATGAAGTTATATACATTAATAAAATTAATGATGCTTTTGAATTAAATGAAAAACTTATTGTCTTTTTACAAAGAGATAGTAAAAAACAAGAAAAGAATATTTCAGATTATAAAGATATTAATACTTTGGAAAGTTTAAAAAAAGAATTAGAAACAATTGTTAATAATGAAATAAAAATTGTAAAGAATAATGAGAATGATTTTCCAAACGAAAAGAAAGATACAATTTCTCAAAAATATAAAGAATTAGTTATTGAACCCACAGTGTGTTTGGGAATTTTTGACCCAAGTGGTGGAAAGTTGAAAGAAGAACTTTCAAATTTATTAGCTTCAGGAGAAGCTAATGAGTTATTTACAGAAAACCCTAAAATCTCACTTGATCAAATAGCTATTGAAGAAGTTAGTAATAAACCCATTATACAAATTGATAAATTAGATATTTATCAAAGGTATGCAGTTAGATCTTCTTTGATTAATGACACTATTATTTATGGTCCTCCAGGAACAGGAAAATCTGAAGTAATATCAAATATTATTGCCAATATTTTAAATGAAGACAAAAGTATTTTAATGGTTTCAGAAAAAGTGGCTGCTTTGGATGTTTTAAAAGACAGACTTAAAGATTTAAGTATTTTTATGCTTTCAATTCATGACTTGAATGACAAAGAAAAATTTTATGATTCTATTAACAAAATAAACCAATTTTTAGGTAATAGTTGATTAACTAACTATCACCAAAATTTAAGTAACAGTATTTTTGTTGAAGACATAAATAGTAAATTATCACAACTTGAAAAATTCAAACAGTTAATTAGTAAGTTTGATGAATTTGAAAACTATTCTTATCAAAACTTTGATTTTAAAAAATTCACTTTATTAGTTAAAGAGGTTGGTGGATTTGAGTATCTTAATGAAATAAAAAAAGATCATGTTATTGAAAGTGTAGAAAGTTCAATATTAAAAAATAATTTACCAACAAATAACTACTTTGCAAAACTTAATTTATATAAAGATTTTGTAATAAAAAATCAAATTGTTGAGCAAGATAAATACGACTATTTTGTTTTTGAAGCAAAAGAATTAGATGAATATATAGTTAAACACAATATTGATATTTATGATAAATATACAATTAACACTTGTAGACAATCTTTGAATAATTTAACTTTGTTTTTAAATAGCAATCCAAACTACAAATTTATTTTGAAATCAAAGCCATCTAAATTTTTTGAAGATGTGATTGAATTCAAAAAGATTAAAAATGCTTTAGCTGGTTTAGTAAATAATGATTTATTTACAAATATAGATCAAAACAAAAATAAATTAAAAAGTTTTTTAAACATACTATCTAGTTCTAAGTATTCACATAAAAAATATATTTTGGATGAGTTTGTTAAAAATTTAAATATAGTTAATAAAAAACCTTTTTCAAAATTATTTTACAAAACTAAACTATCTGAAAATGATAATTTAATACTAGATAATCTAATGAAGTTGAATAACTTGCATTTAGATGAATATACAGATTTTGAATACATTATTAATAACTACTTCTTATTTAACACATTACATGTTTTGTACTATTTCAATAATAACATTTTTAATGAGTCATATATAAAGTTTATTAAGAATGGTTATGATCAATTAGATTTAAATACATTAAAAATGATTGAATATTACAAAATAAATATTGGTAGATGAGAAAGCATTAATCAAGCACTTGTTATCTATACTGATTTTGTAAGCAAATTCCCAGAATTTTTATCAGAAAATTTACTTACTCACTTCATTAATAAAAACATGGAAATTGACTGATCTGGTGTTACTAATCTAATCATGAATATTGAAAGAAACAATATTTTGAAAAAGCTTTATACATTATCTTCTAGAGATAAAGAAATGGTTAAAAGAGCTTTTAATGTTGCTGGTCTAAAAAGAAGACCATCAATTTATCAATACATATTAGATTATGTAAATGTTTTAAAATTGGTTTTTCCAATTTGAGTATCAAGACCAGAACAAGTTGCAACATTTGTTCCTTTCAAAAAGAATTTCTTCAATTATGGAATTTTTGATGAAGCAAGTCAGATGTTTTTAGAAAGAGCATATCCATTATTACATAGATGTGAAACAAATATAGTTGCGGGAGATGATAAACAATTAAGACCATCAAACTTCTTTGTTTCAAGAATGGATGATGAAGAAGATGAATATGAAATTGATGATTTAGATACTCAAGAGTCATTGCTTGATAGAGCAAAGTTAACTGCTTGAGTTGTTGTGATGTTAAAAAACCACTATCGTTCAAAATCTCAAGAGTTAATTAAATTCTCAAGTGAATTTATTTATGATGGTAAATTGAATTATGCAACTGCAAATGGATTTAATTATTTCCCTGCTGTTGAGTTAATTGAAGCAAATGGATTATTTGAAGATAGAGTTAACAAAAAAGAAGCAGAAATAGTTTTACAAACACTAGAAAAATATAAAGATGATTATAAAAAAGTATTAGTAATAACTTTTAATGTGAACCAAAAAACTTATATCCAATCACTTTTATCAGATAACAAAAATATATCAAAAGAGATATCTTCAAAGTTTTTAAATGATGAAATAGAAGTTGTAAATATTGAAAATGTTCAAGGTAATGAAGCTGATCTAGTTATTCTATCAATTGGATACGGTAGAAAAAATGACATAGATAAAATAAGATCTCAGTTTGGAGCCATCATTCAAGATGGTGGTAAAAACAGATTAAATGTGGCTATTACTAGAGCTAAATTTAAAATGATTGTAGTTAAGAGTTTAAAAGCTAGTGATATTGCAGATAGTAATAATGAAAACTTAATGGTATTCAAAAAGTTCTTATTCTTTTTAGAACAATTAAATAAAAATAAATTGGTAGATAAAGCAACTGAATATTCTAAATTATTATTTAACTCAGATTTTGAAAAGGAAGTTTATGAGTATATTAAAAATGATATTTATAAAATGAATTTAAAGATAGCTACTCAATATGATGTTGGTAATAAAAAGATTCATCTTGTGATAACTAAGCCAGATTATAATAAAGTGATTTTAGGAATTGAATTAAATCACTGAAAAAATATTCCTACTAAAATTAAAAAATATGAAGATGTAGAATCTCAATATTTTTTAGAAGCAAGAGGGTATAAAATATTCAGAATTTTGGATCATGAATGAAATTATAATAAAGAGTTAGTTATTAAATCATTATTTAATGAAATTCATCAAAATCTTATTAAATTAGGTAATTAA
- a CDS encoding peptidase U32 family protein, translating into MNREKSIHELLLPAGSMEKAKYALHYGADAIYIGPKAYSLRARSSNFDIKDIKTIVDYAHSLNKKVYVALNIICHNADVKNFENYFRKMMDTKIDGAIVADPFIVQSISKMTKDVEVHISTQQSITNSKACRFWKRNNATRIVLGREVSYEELKLLLKNINNEIEIEYFIHGAVCISYSGRCMMSNNFSLRDANVGGCAQSCRWKYKIINEDVKDELKDKYFTMSPKDMELLVDFDKLLELNIASFKVEGRMKSIHYVATVANCYSQFIKLYKQQKEVDKSLLKQDLEKAENRLADTAWFHGLPGYEKMLYFELEKDISQIFAFNFESKIDDYTFIIKSRNYFSKNNEFEIVYSNFDRDIVRISNIWEMNGEIIDVVKTPMKLYKVQFNKPIKFEEYLIARILLKK; encoded by the coding sequence ATGAATAGAGAAAAAAGTATTCATGAGTTATTGTTGCCAGCAGGTTCTATGGAAAAAGCAAAATATGCTTTACACTATGGAGCTGATGCTATTTATATAGGCCCTAAAGCTTATTCATTAAGAGCTAGATCTTCAAACTTTGATATTAAAGATATAAAAACAATTGTTGATTATGCCCATAGTTTAAATAAAAAAGTATATGTGGCACTAAATATTATTTGTCACAATGCTGATGTTAAAAACTTTGAAAATTATTTTAGAAAAATGATGGATACAAAAATTGATGGTGCAATAGTAGCAGATCCTTTTATTGTTCAATCAATTTCTAAAATGACTAAAGATGTTGAAGTTCATATTTCTACTCAACAATCTATTACTAATTCTAAAGCTTGTAGATTTTGAAAAAGAAACAATGCAACTAGAATAGTTTTAGGAAGAGAAGTAAGTTATGAAGAATTAAAATTATTATTAAAAAATATTAATAATGAAATAGAAATTGAATACTTTATTCATGGTGCTGTTTGTATTTCTTATTCTGGTAGATGCATGATGTCTAATAACTTTTCTTTAAGAGATGCTAATGTTGGTGGTTGTGCTCAATCTTGTAGATGAAAATATAAAATTATCAATGAAGATGTTAAAGATGAATTAAAAGACAAGTATTTCACTATGTCTCCAAAAGATATGGAGTTACTAGTTGATTTTGATAAATTATTGGAACTAAACATTGCTTCATTTAAAGTTGAAGGAAGAATGAAATCAATTCACTATGTTGCTACAGTTGCAAATTGTTATTCTCAATTTATTAAACTTTACAAACAACAAAAAGAAGTCGATAAATCTTTATTAAAACAAGATTTGGAAAAAGCTGAAAATAGGTTAGCAGATACTGCTTGGTTTCATGGGTTACCAGGCTATGAAAAGATGTTATATTTTGAATTAGAAAAAGACATTAGTCAGATTTTTGCTTTTAATTTTGAATCTAAAATAGATGACTATACTTTCATAATAAAATCTAGAAATTATTTTTCTAAAAATAATGAATTTGAAATTGTTTATTCTAATTTTGATAGAGACATTGTAAGGATTTCAAATATTTGAGAAATGAATGGAGAAATAATTGATGTGGTTAAAACTCCTATGAAACTTTATAAAGTTCAATTCAATAAACCAATAAAATTCGAAGAGTATTTAATAGCAAGAATTCTTTTAAAAAAGTAA
- a CDS encoding U32 family peptidase → MSKKIDLFVHCCNEKLAYRLDKREVEYVVVGLENFSCRFNGYFDFEEIERVKKSFKYSKLCVFLNNLYSEFEIEKLENALEKLEQLNVDLIMFSDFAVPEIIYEKNLNLKVHYNPETLVTSYGQFNFYLSNNINKVNLATELTLSEVKRICDNKENMYVSIKGFGLGFIMHSRWKMISSFLDYVNANKAKFNSIDYLLIKEDERVYPNIIYEDPTGTHMLSGYYICALKQINELKNMNIDALIIDSLFVHDDDMTLDFVLEAYKFALKNDLNEKQLNILYEQVSKKSELDISPGFFGEHSDVLHTKKYEE, encoded by the coding sequence ATGTCAAAAAAGATAGATTTATTTGTTCATTGTTGTAATGAAAAATTAGCTTATAGATTGGATAAAAGAGAAGTTGAATATGTTGTTGTTGGGCTTGAAAATTTCTCATGTAGATTTAATGGTTATTTTGATTTTGAAGAAATCGAAAGAGTTAAGAAATCATTTAAATATAGTAAACTTTGTGTTTTCTTAAATAATTTATATAGTGAATTTGAAATTGAAAAATTAGAAAATGCTTTAGAAAAATTAGAACAATTAAATGTTGATTTAATTATGTTTTCTGATTTTGCAGTTCCTGAAATAATTTATGAAAAAAATTTAAATTTAAAGGTTCACTATAACCCTGAAACTTTAGTTACAAGTTATGGTCAATTTAATTTCTACTTATCTAATAATATTAATAAAGTTAATTTAGCAACTGAATTGACATTAAGTGAAGTTAAAAGAATTTGTGATAATAAAGAAAATATGTATGTTTCTATCAAAGGTTTTGGACTTGGTTTTATCATGCATTCTAGATGAAAAATGATTTCAAGTTTTTTAGATTATGTTAATGCTAATAAAGCTAAATTTAATAGCATTGATTATTTATTAATCAAAGAAGATGAAAGAGTTTATCCAAATATTATTTATGAAGATCCAACAGGAACTCATATGTTAAGTGGATATTATATTTGTGCTTTAAAACAAATTAATGAATTAAAAAATATGAACATTGATGCCTTAATCATAGATTCATTATTTGTTCATGATGATGATATGACATTAGATTTTGTTTTAGAAGCTTATAAATTTGCATTAAAGAATGATTTAAATGAAAAACAATTAAACATCTTATATGAACAAGTAAGTAAAAAAAGTGAATTAGATATTTCTCCTGGATTTTTTGGTGAACATAGTGATGTTCTACATACTAAAAAATATGAGGAATAA
- a CDS encoding O-methyltransferase, which produces METLKDYYLKALEFKPQHPIDAETANFICDFINENKITKMLEIGSGVGYSANYFSLNSTIFSIDTYEKQFGFYLYAKRNSLSKKINFIYEDFLNGNVINNKYPLIFIDASKSKQTEIFKKALNYLTDKGVIIVDNIDLKRVKDKYNSSNLSLKSLKSTEKLIKKLEEFKNYLDSLNDLIVTYHEIGDGIVVCQKR; this is translated from the coding sequence ATGGAAACATTAAAAGATTATTATCTAAAAGCTTTAGAGTTTAAACCACAACATCCAATTGATGCTGAAACTGCTAACTTTATTTGTGATTTTATTAATGAGAATAAAATAACAAAAATGTTAGAAATAGGATCAGGTGTTGGATATAGTGCAAATTATTTTTCTTTAAATAGTACTATTTTTTCAATAGATACATATGAAAAACAATTTGGTTTTTATTTATATGCTAAAAGAAATTCATTAAGTAAAAAAATTAATTTTATATATGAAGATTTTCTTAATGGAAATGTAATTAATAATAAGTATCCATTAATTTTTATAGATGCTTCAAAAAGTAAGCAAACAGAAATATTTAAAAAAGCTTTAAATTATTTAACAGACAAAGGTGTTATTATTGTTGATAATATTGATTTGAAGCGTGTTAAAGATAAATATAATTCATCAAATTTATCTTTAAAATCATTAAAATCAACAGAAAAATTAATAAAAAAATTAGAAGAATTTAAAAACTATTTAGATAGTTTAAATGATTTAATTGTTACATATCATGAAATAGGGGATGGGATTGTTGTATGTCAAAAAAGATAG
- the ruvX gene encoding Holliday junction resolvase RuvX — protein sequence MQNLNSKILAIDFGTKIIGTAINDINLNLCLPYCEITNNELKFKKILEIVEEENIKEIVIGFPKTQNSYVSERHQLIIDFKNQLSELLKNKNIEICFFDESYSTKSSKESLMNFNVKTSKLKKNKDMIAASIILENYLASKK from the coding sequence ATGCAAAACTTAAATAGTAAGATTTTAGCAATTGATTTTGGAACTAAGATAATTGGAACTGCAATTAATGATATTAATTTAAATCTCTGTTTACCATATTGTGAAATTACAAATAATGAATTAAAGTTCAAAAAGATTCTAGAAATTGTAGAAGAAGAAAATATTAAAGAGATTGTAATTGGGTTTCCAAAAACTCAAAATTCTTATGTTTCTGAAAGACATCAACTAATTATTGATTTCAAAAATCAATTAAGTGAACTTTTGAAAAATAAAAATATTGAAATATGTTTTTTTGATGAATCTTACAGTACAAAGAGTTCAAAAGAATCTTTGATGAATTTTAATGTTAAAACAAGTAAGTTAAAAAAGAATAAAGATATGATTGCAGCTTCAATAATTTTAGAAAATTATTTAGCTAGTAAAAAATAA
- the alaS gene encoding alanine--tRNA ligase — MSKKLTTNEIRKLWLDFFKSKNHTEVESKSLIPKNDDSLLWINSGVATLKTFFSGKENPPSKRLTNSQRCLRTNDIENVGLTSRHHTFFEMLGNFSIGDYFRKEAIEFGAELVFKVFKLDPKKIYITVYEEDQESFDLWVKNGAIKSHILKCDKSRNFWEIGSGPCGPCTEIYYDRGEKYDFQKLGEKLFFEDIENDRYIEIWNIVFSEFNNDGKNNYTKLARQNIDTGAGLERLACILQDVPTNYDTDAFVNVRSVIEKYSNKKYDNNLYFESKKDSEKVFINKCFSVIIDHFKAVIFAISDGALPSNKDRGYILRKLLRRSFLYLNYLKVSFENSKEIINTIISNNETYYPYLKENLNNVINTIKLEYDLYCESINNSFKKLNELLNKKLLDASDLFNLVTTYGFPIEIVQSLQELLTQSKDAKNLKLAEDIINSINPSDKKISISKLKIEFDEFEKLFDEHRLIANANASVKGMENQNEELLNLPTLDSSFDYEIESVKNSKVLKIFDENWKPVEEIKNKDCWVILDKTCFFATTGGQEHDTGKINKFDVVDVIKSPQGYHLHKVVKGTFKIGEKVDGQINSFDRNIIRKQHSSEHLMHSALKRVVSPTIKQEGAFKSIEKITLDFSFNRKLTYKEILGVEKEVKRIIATKNPTQVLMKTLDEAKEMGAIGYFEQVYKKISGKLRVLYLCPESIEICGGTHVYNTGDIEDFMVTGLTSKGSGSWRIEAVSSNYLVDKFKNNVIKKAIDDFNNYFKKYKELNIKDDEVEKYKKTDINSIHYLELKEINEILKNKINTLVIRKEKENLSKESNEIKNKFTEVKESTKLFLLKDIDRKLLFNSLVLAINEAKSTVFLVINEVDGVIQYVLCSNESFAKNNNLDFNLYAKDLNAKLGGKGGGRSYLVQGTILKIDEKELNKILDTINAKLK; from the coding sequence ATGAGTAAAAAATTAACAACTAATGAAATAAGAAAATTATGATTAGATTTTTTTAAAAGCAAAAACCACACTGAAGTAGAATCAAAATCTTTAATCCCTAAAAATGATGATTCTTTATTATGAATAAATTCTGGTGTTGCAACTTTAAAAACATTTTTTTCTGGTAAAGAAAATCCACCATCTAAAAGACTTACTAATAGTCAAAGATGTTTAAGAACCAATGATATTGAAAATGTTGGTTTAACTTCTAGACACCATACATTTTTTGAAATGCTTGGTAATTTTTCAATTGGAGATTATTTTAGAAAAGAAGCAATTGAATTTGGTGCTGAACTTGTTTTTAAAGTTTTTAAATTAGATCCTAAAAAAATTTATATTACTGTTTATGAAGAAGACCAAGAATCTTTTGATTTATGAGTAAAAAATGGTGCAATTAAAAGTCATATTTTAAAGTGTGATAAATCTAGAAATTTCTGAGAAATTGGTTCTGGTCCTTGTGGCCCTTGTACTGAAATCTATTATGATAGAGGAGAAAAATATGATTTTCAAAAATTAGGTGAAAAACTATTTTTTGAAGATATTGAAAATGATAGATACATTGAAATATGAAATATTGTTTTCAGTGAATTTAATAATGATGGTAAAAACAATTACACAAAATTAGCAAGACAAAACATTGATACAGGCGCAGGACTTGAAAGATTAGCTTGTATCTTACAAGATGTTCCAACAAACTATGATACAGATGCATTTGTAAATGTTAGAAGTGTAATAGAAAAATATAGTAATAAAAAATATGATAACAACCTATATTTTGAATCTAAAAAAGATTCTGAAAAAGTTTTTATTAATAAATGTTTTTCAGTAATTATCGATCACTTTAAAGCTGTTATTTTTGCAATTAGTGATGGTGCATTACCATCAAATAAAGATAGAGGCTACATCTTAAGAAAATTACTGAGAAGAAGTTTCTTATATCTAAATTACTTAAAAGTATCTTTTGAAAACAGTAAAGAAATTATTAATACTATTATTTCAAACAATGAAACATATTACCCATACTTAAAAGAAAACTTAAACAATGTTATTAATACTATTAAATTAGAGTATGACTTGTACTGTGAATCAATTAATAATTCATTCAAAAAATTAAATGAGTTATTAAATAAAAAACTTCTTGATGCAAGTGATTTATTTAATTTAGTTACAACATATGGATTCCCAATTGAAATTGTTCAAAGTTTACAAGAACTGTTAACTCAGTCAAAGGATGCTAAGAATTTAAAATTAGCTGAAGATATTATTAATTCAATTAATCCAAGTGATAAAAAAATATCAATCTCTAAATTAAAAATTGAGTTTGATGAATTTGAAAAACTATTTGATGAACATAGATTAATTGCTAATGCTAATGCATCGGTAAAAGGGATGGAAAATCAAAATGAAGAATTATTAAATTTACCAACTTTAGATTCTTCTTTTGATTATGAAATTGAATCAGTTAAAAATTCAAAAGTTTTAAAAATATTTGATGAGAATTGAAAACCAGTTGAAGAAATCAAAAATAAAGATTGTTGAGTTATTTTAGATAAAACTTGTTTTTTTGCTACTACTGGTGGTCAAGAACATGACACCGGTAAAATTAATAAATTTGATGTTGTAGATGTAATTAAAAGTCCACAAGGATATCACTTACATAAAGTAGTTAAAGGTACTTTTAAAATTGGTGAAAAAGTGGATGGTCAAATTAATTCTTTTGATAGAAACATTATTAGAAAGCAACACTCTTCTGAACACTTAATGCATTCTGCTTTAAAAAGAGTTGTATCACCCACTATTAAACAAGAGGGTGCTTTTAAATCAATTGAAAAAATTACATTAGACTTCAGTTTCAATAGAAAACTAACTTACAAAGAAATTTTAGGCGTTGAAAAAGAAGTTAAAAGAATTATTGCTACTAAAAATCCAACTCAAGTTTTAATGAAAACTTTAGATGAAGCAAAAGAAATGGGTGCTATTGGTTATTTTGAACAAGTTTATAAAAAAATTAGTGGGAAACTAAGAGTTTTATATTTATGTCCAGAATCTATTGAAATATGTGGTGGAACTCATGTTTACAATACTGGAGATATTGAAGACTTTATGGTTACAGGACTAACTTCTAAGGGTTCTGGTTCTTGAAGAATTGAAGCAGTTTCTTCAAATTATTTAGTAGATAAATTTAAGAATAATGTAATCAAAAAAGCAATTGATGATTTTAATAATTACTTTAAAAAATATAAAGAATTAAATATTAAAGATGATGAAGTAGAAAAATATAAAAAGACAGATATTAATTCTATCCATTATTTAGAACTTAAAGAAATTAATGAAATTTTAAAAAATAAAATTAACACTTTAGTGATTAGAAAAGAGAAAGAAAACTTAAGTAAAGAATCTAATGAAATTAAAAATAAATTTACTGAAGTAAAAGAATCAACAAAACTTTTCTTATTAAAAGATATTGATAGAAAGCTTTTATTTAATTCACTAGTTTTAGCAATCAATGAAGCTAAGTCAACTGTTTTTTTAGTGATTAATGAAGTTGATGGTGTAATCCAATATGTATTGTGTAGTAATGAATCTTTTGCTAAAAATAATAATTTAGATTTCAATTTATATGCTAAAGATTTAAATGCCAAATTAGGTGGTAAAGGTGGAGGTAGATCATATTTGGTTCAAGGTACAATTTTAAAAATTGATGAAAAAGAACTTAATAAGATTTTAGATACAATTAATGCAAAACTTAAATAG